Proteins encoded within one genomic window of Camelina sativa cultivar DH55 chromosome 19, Cs, whole genome shotgun sequence:
- the LOC109130887 gene encoding uncharacterized protein LOC109130887, whose product MVNLTTMMMMIMMIIVMSVLIGASDNNAVYSPCSDTQISKGDGFTICLAISSREAFFLDQVQLSPCDSRLGLAAKMSQLALFRPKVDEISLLSIDTSKFNPVSLSLYM is encoded by the coding sequence ATGGTGAATTTAACcaccatgatgatgatgatcatgatgataATAGTGATGAGTGTTTTGATTGGAGCATCGGACAACAACGCGGTGTACAGTCCATGTTCAGACACTCAAATAAGCAAAGGAGATGGTTTCACCATTTGTCTTGCCATCTCTAGCAGAGAAGCTTTCTTCCTTGACCAAGTCCAGCTTTCCCCTTGCGATTCTCGTCTCGGTTTAGCTGCGAAAATGTCACAGCTCGCGCTTTTTAGACCTAAGGTGGATgagatctctcttctctccatcGACACAAGTAAGTTTAACCCGGTAAGTCTTTCTCTGTATATGTAA
- the LOC104766911 gene encoding DPH3 homolog, with the protein MSYDDVEIEDMEWNEEIQAYTYPCPCGDLFQITKEDLGLGEEIANCPSCSLYITVIYNMEDFQNDTKKNNEPKTRQPVAVA; encoded by the coding sequence ATGTCATACGACGATGTTGAGATAGAAGATATGGAATGGAACGAAGAGATACAAGCGTACACGTATCCTTGCCCTTGTGGCGACTTGTTCCAGATTACGAAAGAGGATCTCGGGCTCGGCGAAGAGATCGCGAATTGTCCAAGTTGCTCGCTCTATATCACCGTCATCTACAATATGGAAGATTTTCAAAACGATACGAAGAAGAACAACGAACCTAAAACTCGTCAGCCTGTCGCCGTCGCCTGA